A single window of Ignavibacteriota bacterium DNA harbors:
- a CDS encoding elongation factor Ts, which translates to MEITAQLVKELREKTGAGMMDCKKALTEANGDFEKAIEILRKKGAAVAAKRAERSANEGIILTKSLDNGSKAVIVEVNCETDFVAKSNDFIDFANFVLDAIIEHQPKNTEELLALTHNGKSVQEELTAIIGKIGEKIEVSRFLIEKAENGVVVDYVHHGSKLAVLIRIDNVSDSSKDEVSNLGKDFAMQVAAMKPYYVSRNEVPSEILEKEKDIYKEVARKEGKPEQILDKIADGKLNKYYQENCLIEQASIKDNSKSVGDILNELNKKNSSNAIVKLFHRFHLSDEKK; encoded by the coding sequence ATGGAAATTACTGCGCAATTGGTTAAAGAGCTTAGGGAAAAAACCGGTGCCGGAATGATGGATTGTAAGAAAGCACTAACCGAAGCTAATGGTGATTTTGAAAAGGCAATTGAAATTCTTAGAAAAAAAGGCGCTGCTGTTGCCGCTAAAAGAGCTGAAAGAAGTGCAAACGAAGGAATTATTCTTACAAAATCTTTAGATAACGGATCAAAAGCCGTAATAGTTGAAGTTAACTGCGAAACAGATTTTGTGGCTAAAAGTAATGATTTTATCGATTTTGCAAATTTCGTTCTTGATGCAATTATTGAACATCAGCCTAAAAATACAGAAGAGTTATTGGCATTAACCCATAATGGAAAATCGGTTCAAGAAGAATTGACCGCAATTATAGGTAAAATTGGAGAAAAAATAGAAGTATCCAGATTCTTAATTGAAAAAGCTGAAAATGGTGTTGTTGTAGATTACGTTCATCACGGTTCTAAATTAGCTGTTTTAATTAGAATTGACAATGTAAGTGATTCTTCAAAAGATGAAGTTTCAAACTTGGGTAAAGATTTTGCAATGCAAGTAGCGGCAATGAAACCTTATTATGTATCTAGAAATGAAGTTCCCTCAGAAATTCTTGAAAAAGAAAAAGATATTTATAAAGAAGTTGCCAGAAAAGAAGGTAAACCCGAGCAAATTCTTGATAAAATAGCTGACGGAAAATTGAATAAGTATTATCAGGAAAATTGCTTAATAGAACAAGCTTCTATTAAAGACAACTCAAAATCTGTTGGTGATATACTTAACGAACTTAATAAGAAAAATTCATCTAACGCAATTGTAAAATTATTTCATCGATTTCATCTCAGCGATGAAAAAAAATAA
- a CDS encoding UMP kinase: MLKYKRILLKLSGESLMGNLGYGIDPNILIFFANEVKKVKDLGVQVGIVIGGGNIYRGLNAGKQGIDRVTGDQMGMLATVINALALQNAFETTGMYTRLMTSIKMDEMAEPYIRRRAIRHLEKDRVVIFGAGTGHPYFSTDTAASLRAVEIEADVILKGTRVDGVYDSDPEKNPNALMFSEISYLEVMNKNLRVMDLTAISLCQENQLPIVVFNMNKENNLLKVVTGENLGTQVSK, translated from the coding sequence ATGTTAAAATACAAAAGAATACTTCTTAAGCTAAGCGGTGAATCTTTAATGGGAAATTTAGGTTATGGAATTGATCCCAATATTTTAATCTTTTTTGCGAATGAAGTGAAAAAAGTTAAAGATTTAGGCGTTCAAGTTGGAATTGTAATTGGCGGCGGAAATATTTACAGAGGATTGAATGCAGGCAAACAAGGAATTGACAGAGTAACTGGCGATCAAATGGGAATGCTAGCAACAGTAATTAATGCTTTGGCGCTTCAAAACGCGTTTGAAACAACCGGAATGTATACAAGATTAATGACCTCGATTAAAATGGATGAAATGGCTGAACCATACATCAGAAGACGCGCAATCAGACATTTGGAAAAAGACAGAGTTGTTATTTTCGGAGCCGGAACAGGACATCCGTATTTCAGTACCGACACAGCCGCATCATTAAGAGCCGTTGAAATTGAAGCCGATGTAATTTTAAAAGGAACAAGAGTCGATGGAGTTTATGATTCCGATCCCGAAAAAAATCCAAATGCTTTAATGTTTTCTGAAATTTCTTATCTTGAAGTTATGAATAAAAATCTTAGAGTTATGGATTTAACGGCAATTAGCTTATGTCAAGAAAATCAGCTACCTATTGTTGTTTTTAATATGAACAAAGAAAATAATTTATTAAAAGTCGTTACCGGCGAAAACCTTGGAACACAAGTAAGTAAGTAA
- the frr gene encoding ribosome recycling factor, giving the protein MNNQIIKDAKSKMDKSIEAFRNEISKIRTGKATTALLDGIKVNYYGNPTPLNQVGNVSVLDSHTLSITPWDRSVVNDIDKAILSADLGLNPISDGTNIKVPIPPLNEERRRDLVKLVKKFGEEAKIAIRNVRREANDHLKKAEKDKNISEDLRHDAEQDVQKYTDEHIKKIDDMIKHKEIEIMEV; this is encoded by the coding sequence ATGAACAACCAAATAATCAAAGATGCTAAATCAAAAATGGATAAAAGTATTGAAGCTTTCCGAAATGAAATCTCGAAGATTAGAACCGGTAAAGCAACAACCGCGCTTTTAGACGGAATTAAGGTAAATTATTATGGAAATCCGACTCCATTAAATCAAGTAGGAAATGTTTCAGTTCTTGATTCACATACTTTATCTATTACTCCATGGGATAGAAGCGTTGTAAATGATATCGATAAAGCTATTCTTTCAGCGGATTTGGGATTGAATCCAATAAGCGATGGTACAAATATTAAAGTTCCAATTCCCCCTTTAAATGAAGAAAGAAGAAGAGATTTAGTAAAATTAGTAAAAAAATTCGGTGAAGAAGCTAAAATTGCAATACGCAATGTAAGAAGAGAAGCTAACGATCATTTAAAGAAAGCGGAAAAAGACAAAAATATTTCTGAAGATTTACGACACGACGCCGAACAAGATGTTCAAAAATATACGGATGAGCATATCAAAAAAATTGACGACATGATAAAACACAAAGAAATTGAAATTATGGAAGTTTAG
- a CDS encoding L,D-transpeptidase: MLRNVIYIIASMLFFFSGIVAYGIILNLNEKPLEVILKEKNITGLKNVTISIDRKNYKLSLFSDTTLIKNYNVVFGRNNNSNKISKTDNATPVGSYFICKIDTNNIYYKKLFLNYPNLQDASEALKENIISQNEFKSITKNLDQIGCSFAETKLGADIGIQGTGEYNIVFKNLPFVFNWTNGSIALSNENIDELLSVVTIGTKVYIKN, from the coding sequence ATGCTGAGAAATGTTATATATATAATTGCCAGCATGCTCTTTTTCTTTTCCGGTATTGTTGCTTATGGAATTATACTAAACTTAAATGAAAAGCCTTTGGAAGTAATTTTAAAGGAAAAGAATATTACCGGCTTGAAAAATGTAACTATTTCAATTGATAGGAAAAATTACAAGCTTAGTTTATTTAGCGATACGACTTTAATAAAAAATTACAATGTTGTTTTCGGCAGAAATAATAATTCAAACAAAATCTCTAAAACTGATAACGCAACGCCTGTCGGAAGTTATTTTATATGCAAAATTGATACAAACAATATTTATTATAAAAAGCTGTTTCTAAATTATCCTAATTTACAGGATGCTTCTGAAGCACTGAAAGAAAATATTATTTCGCAAAATGAATTTAAAAGTATTACAAAAAATCTTGACCAAATCGGCTGTTCGTTTGCCGAAACAAAATTAGGAGCGGATATCGGAATTCAAGGAACAGGTGAATATAACATTGTATTTAAAAATTTACCTTTCGTTTTTAATTGGACAAACGGTTCTATTGCCTTAAGCAACGAAAATATTGACGAACTTTTATCTGTTGTTACGATTGGAACAAAAGTTTACATAAAAAATTAA
- a CDS encoding BamA/TamA family outer membrane protein, whose protein sequence is MNYKIFTFTFFLTFNVFSAPLFAQNENKIELSSINFKGNDYFISSELEEIIVSKESPNWLSQFLASFSSFGKGATYFDSLNLTNDINILKSYYFAHGFFHTKISAEYTIDKNGNEVADLTFNIIENEPTKFKKLVITGLENIPPSFSSKISSMISIDSTVQYSDFKVEQNRDIILSYLQDNGYMSAQVDQPIVEIDTIYTNSVTVSMNFDIGNRYKISSVTVEKSGPGKDLVSDDLIKKIVNIEPENYFSYHNLKLSQVRLYRTNLFSSALITGSAADTIINYVPIRIVTNVGLLNEFAPELIAIRDRTESTSLKLGFGLSWTNKNFFGDARKFTIGSSVSSENITQFLKAGNLADNIYGLADLRATIEQPFLFGNLINTTLEAFYTLEKKRDEWNANIYGTKLNLNFELPPYIYLTSLSSHFTLQRSEYIFKEKYIRDNLDSLYSGNIESNNTNVVLGVNLAANKTNDLLFPTEGYSLSALFEDGNSLPYLASMIGSYNFTQSAYYKFVLTSTLYLPILTNYFDAFGTKLKIGNIQAYYGNKRNIPFNQRFTAGGSNSIRAWGANDLPLINRKKRNLPDDPSQSEIQNIIRNITPGGFFLFEGSFELRERFTEKIGLALFFDYGNVWNDFTKFRFNSLSLASGFGFRYYSDFAPFRLDFGFKVFDPSSKTAFYNRKLFDFMEIQIGIGEAF, encoded by the coding sequence ATGAATTATAAGATTTTCACTTTCACATTTTTTTTAACCTTTAATGTTTTTTCAGCTCCATTATTCGCTCAAAACGAAAATAAAATTGAACTATCTTCCATAAACTTTAAGGGAAATGATTATTTCATATCGTCTGAATTAGAAGAAATAATTGTATCTAAAGAAAGCCCAAACTGGCTATCACAATTTCTCGCAAGTTTTTCCAGTTTCGGCAAAGGCGCTACATATTTTGATTCGCTGAATCTTACAAACGATATAAATATTTTGAAAAGTTATTATTTCGCTCACGGTTTTTTTCATACAAAAATATCTGCTGAGTATACTATTGACAAGAATGGTAATGAAGTTGCAGATTTAACATTTAACATTATTGAAAATGAACCGACAAAATTCAAAAAATTAGTTATCACGGGTTTAGAAAATATCCCTCCTTCCTTTTCGTCAAAAATTAGTTCAATGATTTCAATTGACAGTACGGTTCAATATTCGGATTTTAAAGTTGAACAAAATCGAGATATAATTCTAAGTTATCTGCAGGATAACGGATACATGTCCGCGCAAGTCGATCAGCCTATTGTTGAAATTGATACTATTTACACAAATTCCGTTACGGTAAGTATGAATTTTGATATAGGCAACAGATATAAAATCAGCAGTGTAACGGTTGAGAAAAGCGGTCCGGGAAAAGATTTGGTCAGCGATGACCTGATTAAAAAAATAGTAAATATTGAACCAGAAAATTATTTCAGTTACCACAATCTAAAATTATCGCAAGTTAGACTTTACAGAACCAATCTTTTTTCATCCGCATTAATTACGGGAAGCGCCGCGGACACAATTATTAATTATGTCCCAATCAGAATTGTTACAAATGTTGGTCTTTTAAATGAATTCGCACCTGAATTAATTGCGATAAGAGATAGAACAGAAAGCACCTCTTTAAAGTTAGGTTTTGGTTTAAGCTGGACAAATAAAAACTTCTTTGGAGACGCGAGAAAATTTACCATCGGAAGTTCGGTTTCTTCAGAAAATATTACTCAATTCCTAAAAGCCGGAAATCTTGCCGATAATATTTACGGCTTGGCAGATTTGCGCGCGACTATAGAACAGCCGTTTTTATTTGGAAATCTTATTAATACTACTCTCGAGGCGTTTTACACATTAGAAAAAAAACGTGATGAATGGAATGCGAATATTTACGGTACAAAATTAAATCTTAACTTTGAACTACCACCTTATATATATTTGACCAGTTTAAGCAGTCATTTTACACTTCAGAGAAGCGAATATATTTTTAAAGAAAAATATATTCGAGATAATTTGGATTCACTCTATTCGGGAAATATTGAAAGCAATAACACAAATGTTGTACTTGGTGTTAATTTAGCGGCAAACAAAACGAACGATCTGCTTTTTCCTACCGAAGGATATTCGCTTTCCGCATTATTTGAAGACGGAAATTCACTTCCGTATTTGGCAAGCATGATCGGCAGTTACAATTTTACACAATCCGCTTATTATAAGTTTGTGTTAACTTCAACTTTATATTTACCGATTTTAACAAATTATTTTGACGCGTTCGGAACAAAATTAAAAATCGGGAATATTCAAGCATATTACGGAAATAAAAGAAATATTCCGTTTAATCAAAGATTTACTGCCGGCGGAAGCAACTCAATTAGAGCTTGGGGCGCAAATGATTTGCCGTTAATAAATAGAAAAAAAAGAAATTTACCGGATGATCCTTCTCAAAGTGAAATTCAAAATATTATCAGGAATATAACACCCGGAGGATTTTTTCTTTTTGAAGGTTCATTTGAATTACGCGAGCGTTTTACGGAAAAAATCGGTTTGGCTTTATTTTTTGATTATGGAAATGTTTGGAATGATTTTACAAAATTTAGATTTAACAGTTTATCACTTGCTTCGGGATTCGGATTCAGATATTATTCAGATTTTGCGCCTTTTAGATTGGATTTTGGTTTTAAAGTTTTTGATCCAAGCAGTAAAACCGCTTTTTACAACAGAAAACTCTTCGATTTTATGGAAATTCAAATCGGTATAGGCGAAGCTTTCTAA
- a CDS encoding YicC family protein, whose protein sequence is MLKSMTGIGTDAFSNENFTLETEIKSLNSRFLDLSIKLPKELYKHEFAIRDLIKNKIGRGKVTLSIVLTYNKLTNGNSPINSNALKNAVDILTQINNYTNSDSKIELNQILMLRDMFLSENQESNGIDFEIIANSVSSAVEKFNQMKKSEGLELKKDLVFRINKILEELTKIENITKNSTVEFFEKFKERAKKLADEYIDDKERFTLEMAILSEKHDITEESIRLRSHIKLFCETLDNDEDSGRKLNFITQEMNREINTINSKSISSEIAHAGIIIKEELEKIREQIQNIE, encoded by the coding sequence ATGCTGAAAAGTATGACCGGAATCGGAACCGATGCTTTCTCAAATGAAAATTTTACTCTTGAAACCGAAATTAAAAGTTTAAACAGCCGTTTTTTGGATCTATCCATTAAACTTCCAAAAGAACTTTATAAACATGAATTTGCGATTAGAGATTTAATTAAAAATAAAATAGGACGAGGAAAAGTTACACTTAGTATAGTTTTGACTTATAATAAGTTGACAAACGGAAATTCTCCTATAAATTCCAATGCGCTCAAAAATGCCGTTGATATTTTGACTCAAATAAATAACTACACTAATTCTGATTCGAAAATTGAGTTAAATCAAATTTTAATGCTTAGAGATATGTTCCTTTCGGAAAATCAAGAATCGAACGGAATTGATTTTGAAATTATTGCAAATTCAGTTTCTTCCGCTGTTGAGAAATTTAATCAAATGAAAAAATCCGAAGGTCTGGAACTTAAGAAAGATTTGGTTTTTAGAATCAATAAAATTTTAGAAGAATTGACAAAAATTGAAAATATTACTAAAAATTCCACGGTTGAATTTTTTGAAAAATTTAAGGAACGCGCCAAGAAATTAGCCGATGAATATATTGATGATAAGGAAAGGTTTACTCTAGAAATGGCAATTCTTTCTGAAAAACATGATATAACTGAAGAAAGCATAAGGCTGAGAAGTCATATAAAATTATTTTGTGAAACGTTGGATAATGACGAAGATTCCGGACGAAAATTAAATTTCATAACGCAGGAAATGAACAGAGAAATTAATACAATTAATAGTAAATCAATTTCATCTGAAATTGCGCATGCTGGTATTATTATAAAAGAAGAATTAGAAAAAATCCGTGAACAAATACAAAATATTGAGTAA